GTAGGATCTTGCTGAGCTCGCACCCAAATCAGATTTGACACACATGGATTTACAGATGGCTCTCACTGCGCCGGGAATGAGTTGATTCATTAATCTTCTGCCCTCCAGGCTCGACAGGGAGAGCCTTACACTGCTGTGTCTATACATCAGGTTGGCAActctcagagctcagagacagaaaatgtcctACGGCGCTCTTCTGGCAGCTCGGCAGTCCTGGGAGACTTGgtaagcaaacaaacactgatcGTGAAAAATAATAGTGTAAATGAAAACTGCTACCTCGTCTTGCTCTAAGGTTCTGTATGCTCAGTTGTATCCTGTGCGTCCCTCGTGTGTCTGTTTAGGCCAAATGTGAAGAGTCCGTGTGGAGCAGATCAGGCAGCCCTGTGGCTAtgtggtgaagagggagagcaaAAGACAGACTCTATCTCAGTGTCACCACAGCAGGTATTGTCCATCTACTTAGGGCCCTTACGATTCCGAGACAGCAAAAGGAAAACACCACAGCAGTTTTTATCAGTGGCAGAGCAAAAACTTTGGCTCCGTCACAACAGGCAGTGCTGCAGTTGTTGGTGCTGActcaggagcaggagaggaagcaCCTGATAAAGCTGGTACACGGGGTCTCCCTGGAGGATGTGCAAAAACCAGGCTGCGGCGTGCCTCCAAAAGAGGGTAAATCAATATTTCACCGCCTGCAAGTTTTGTcagaattgttttcttttgttttttccctccagtcGTTCTTGTCTCCCGTTTCCTGTTTCCAATGCAGACAGTCACAAGCAAGCCGCCTTAAAAAACGGTTGTGTGAAAAGGCTGCGACAAATTCATGCCGACCTGCGCACACACAATGAGACCGAGACCCCCTTAAAGCTAACAAACCCTCAGCCTCAACACCAGGCCAACATGTGGTCCCAACAACAGCTGGAGGATTGTTCCCTGCTCCTCTTGACCCATTTGATGGAGTTCCAGGAAGTCCAAGCCTCTGCAGTACTGCCAGCGCTGATGGACAAAGTGAGTCAAGACGACCACAGCATGCAATCCAAAGATTACACGATAATAAGTGGACTTTTTCATGTGTCTCTTAGAGTGCACAGCGTGTCCAAGCTCTGCGCGAGGAGTTTGAATCTCAACTTCAAGCACAGCGCTACACCAACTCACTCCAACTCCTGATCTCTGATGCCTGTCCTTCTCCAAACTTCACTGAAAATAGCAGCAATGAGCAAATCGCAACGCAGTCCAGCGTCAGCGGAGCAGTCGACGCCCCGGGAAGCAGCGACAGGCCAGCTGAAGCTCTGACGGTCGATTCAGTCAGCGGTGACAGTCAAGAGCTGGATGGAGTtcaggctgacagacaggacGTCTGTACAGGTAGTGCAAATACAGGCAATCATTGATTCCCACACTGTGCCATCACACCTGCAGTTACAATACTTTGCATCACCCCAGGTTGTGGAGCGACCATAGAGGACCTGCCCTATTTGGAGATCGTGTGTGTATCAGATGCAACAAGCCATTCTCACCAGAGTCCCGCAGCAGCGGGAGAAGCACAGGTAGAAGAGGAGGGCAGCGCAGCAAAGATCCCCCAGAGCTTTGAGAAACAGGACTCACTGATCACCCTCGCTTGGAGCAAACCGCCAGAGGATGACGCGGACAGCGAGGAACAGAGCCAGGGCGGTGAGGGCTGTATGCAGACAGAGGTCCAGCCAACTGAGGATACTTTTGGAGACAGAGAAGATCTGAGACCCACTCTGATGTGGTCTGACTCCACAGGTCATTCTGACCCACAGGCTGCGGACCAGCAGTGTAGCACAGTAAGACCAGACCCCGCGAGCAGACCTTGAAATACAGTATTAATTTGTCATgtatctgatttttttccccttttctgttCTCATTAGTTGACACTGGAGGGGAGAGCAGTAGATGAAGAAACAGAGAAGGGAGAAGCAACACATGCTTTGGTAGTGGAGACTGAGCAGCTCCACCTCTCGGCCGACCGTCCTGAGATTAACTGGCACGACGGTGACCTCTGCgatgagacagagggagagggagacgagGTTGAGGCGGAAATGTGTTCCTCTTCAATAGAGTCACTCACTCAAGCTGAGGACCAGAAATATGCAGTAAGTCTGGTGTTATTTGTGCAACCAGCGCAtgttatgtacattttttatacaCTTCCAACTTGCCATCTCCTGTTGTAAAGGCTGACTGTAGCCCTGCCGAGAGAGAAGCCATACTGATGGAGCGAGAGCGAGCCAGAGAACCGGTCTCGGcaatggagagagaaaggacaATGCGCAACCTGGTGGACATGCAAAGAAAGGTggaacagaggcagcagagagatagaaagagacagCTACTGAGGGTGAGAGAAAGGTgtagacgaggaggaggagggatttCTAATGCAAGTTTACATCCTACAGAAAGGCAGACACTGAAGGAGGGGCACTGAAAGATTTCAGATACTCCCCCTGAGATACGGTTTGTCTTTCAGGTTCAGGAACGCCTGTCAATCATTCAGaacaaaaaggcagaggaagaccTTCTCGgcctaaaacacacagacaggctcAGACACCTCACGCAAGATCTGCCACAggtaaaatactgaatattgaGGGAATCAGGAAGTTTCATTTGAGAATCGTTTAGGGAGTGAGCTACAgctttcattattgattaataagCCTATTATTTTCACTGAGATGTgtagtttataaaatgttaaaaagttgtgaataattttctttacattttgtccGAAGTGATAACTCTTTATTTCCAGCCAATATTCCTAAACTCAAGTCTCAATTTAATATCGTAAATTATGAAGAaaagatcagatcagatcatcaCATTTAAGTATTAGTAGTTAATTCAAATTATTTACTCATAATACTTCACAATAGCTGTCAGTTCATTTGTGAGCTTTGAATCCACTAATCAGTTAATCACTACAGTTCGAGAACCATAACTATTGTGTTTTTAGGAGGATAAGAACCAGCAGAAGACGGTCGTCAAAGAGCGACTCGAGCAGCTGAGAAGAGAGCGCTCCTATGTCATGCAGTCCAAACGAGACCGGTAAGACATACATCTCGTAAAAGTTAGACAGGAAACACTAAATGTTAACCACCATCCCCTCTCTTCCCTTGCATTTGATCTCATTTTATATTCTTGAGCACTTGCCTCTGGGTATGAAATGTGCTTTATAAATACAGATTGCTATTCCTTCCTTTAATCCTGTAGGAATACTGCAGGATTTAAGGAGCTCCTGGGTCCAGTAGCTctcaacagcagagagacagatgaaggaGCAGACTGAGCATGTGCTTAAATTCATGtcttgctaaaaaaaaaaaaaagggattgtTAGTGAGTCCCCTATGGTTCATAAAGATTGTCAACAGTAGAAGTACCACAAAAATGTTTGGTTTACTAATAATCCATTAAGTTTACAGATATTCTGTGCAAGTGAAATGTTGCAGGTTTTGTATCCGTAatgcttttttgcttttttgtttgttgtcacaataaccacatataaaaaaaaaccttctgaaTGCAGGTTGtgtatttgaaataaaacatctcaaacCTGTGGTGACTGTGTATTATACAGTTTAATTATCATCTCGACAAACATAAGCATAAACAGTAACGTCATTTATCAATGACCCCCCCTTCGGTTGTGTACACATTATCCCCCCTGTGCCCAAAATTACACACACAATGAGTCACAGAGGTGCATGTTAAGTCTACAGAGGTTCCATTAACTCCCCTTCATGTTAACGCAACAATTATATTGGCACTGCTGGCCATTACTCACTTATGTAAGAAATAATGATGAGACGAAGGACACTGCTGTAGACAGAATGCACCTATGGACTGGggctgtatttatttacaggtCTATGGGAATGGAATTATTTTAACATGTCAAAGGATTTGGCTAACAACTCTACGATGGGGAGATATGTATAATACAGAGGGTTGGTGTGGGCCCAGTGGTTTTCCTGCAAGAGAGGATGATCTCTCCCCTGgcgagaaaaaaaggaaaatgtctaCGTGGGAGAGATTCTCGACAAATAAAcattctgttttctcctctgtaatCAACCCTATAGTATAGTGTCCACTCACACTGCAGTCCAACACAAAGCAGGGATAACTATCACCCTAGTAAGCCAGAACATTCCACAGCAGCTCAAAACACACTGAGCCACTGcataacacacatacataaaaagTACACAAGTGTGTTCTCATACCAAATAATGAGCACACAAATTATGTTCAAGTTCTGAGGTCTCAAACACACTAAACATTCAAACcgacaaagacaaacaagctTAAATTCCATACTAAGAAAACATGGCGCCTGGCTGACCGGTGCTATAATCAGGGCTTTTAAATTCTAGCAATGTGACCGCTGGGGACTAAACAGAACCAGTCCCATTTTCCAAAATATGACAGTTCACCTTAGAGGATGCAGTGGGTTAAACATGTGCGGTTCTCAGCAGGCTGTGCAGAGGACACACTTTTAGGGCTTCAGTCAGGTCGGCTCTTATGTTAGCAGGGCACTTTGAAACCGGTGTGGAGTCAAGAGTTCTCTGTAGTGTCCGGACCCTGGATCTACATGTGCAAGATCTTCGGCAAGAAAGCAGCATGCGCTTGTGTGTGATAGACTAAACTACACCTTATACAAGATAGTCaacaatatttgcattttatacACTAGACTGGTGTTTCCCACAGTGAAAGGTAAAAGCCTAGGATGAAAACGGGGAGGTCCGAGTCAAGTTCAGTCGATGAACCTCTGAGACTGGGAACACTTTCCTGCTGGAGGCTTTGATGAGCACTACTGTCCATAAACACAAAATGGTCATCACACATCCGGCATATCTCTGACTTATGGGCACCATGGAACTGAGGAGGGTGGATATATGTGTAATATGTATTTGGGTTTATCTCTTTTTCATGGGACTcatgaaaggagagaaaactgcatgtatgtgcgTCAAGTCTTGAATGGTGTTAGCGATGGGACTCAAGGGATGTTTATGTATgcgtctgtatgtgtgtgtgtgtgtgtgtgtgcgtgtcttcCGTATGAGTCTTTCTATTGGTGTGCACACTGCACTCCTGGGCCATGATGGCCGCCTTCTTCATCAGAACTATCATTGTAGGCCTCTCTCCTCGCTCCGCCTCCTGAGCCTTGGCTCTTGTCGAAATCTGTCAGGTCAACTTCCTCTGCATCTGCTGAAATGACAGGATTCTCAGCGCGAGCAGGCAGCAAGCACTCGAGTTCCTGAAAGAAATTAATTTAACAGAGAACGCATCATTACACAACAATCAATCAAGCTTAATggagtttaaaaatgtgcaaatgtttcatcatcatgactcacattcagtttttcagcacTAATCCAGTTGTTCTCAGGAAACTGGACGTCAAACTTGACGTAAAGGTCTCCCTTCTCAAAGGGATTTCTGTACTGAGGCATTCCTTCTCCCTTCACCATTCGGATGCAgcctggaacacaaacacacatcagttaAAGGGAGTGAAGGTatgcagacacaacaacaatCCCATGATACAGTATGAGGTTTTGGCTTTTGTATGCCTTTGCCCAATTTATAAGTtatgattttacatttcttatgATTTACACTGGATAAAAAAAGACTAGTAACACATCCCACTTTGTTAAGTTTTAgctgaaaaatgtatgattatgcCAAATATCTGGAGTTAAAAAAAGAGCATGCTccattgttaaaaatgaaaagacgaAGTTGTCACCAGGAGATTATAattctttttcaaaacaattgCTACAGTGGAGATTGACAGCAATATGGCTCATGACTGATGTTTACTTCTGACTGTGCTTAGTTTTGTGAGCAACATTTCCATTATTCCATGTTCAAGTGGATCAGCCTGCACTCCATTAGTGTCAGTGTGGATTGCTCTCC
This sequence is a window from Acanthopagrus latus isolate v.2019 chromosome 8, fAcaLat1.1, whole genome shotgun sequence. Protein-coding genes within it:
- the LOC119024600 gene encoding uncharacterized protein LOC119024600 isoform X4, encoding MLLPSPWQARNPEVRGQAWGCVTLSDVLLLVEVKYDVVTHLLFTEMLQEHYTPSIWETMLPWQQQEEEQELEDRAKEALELSDMLCLAELPGAFRIYRAGLGVSPTGRPESREQSWTAVTLLFELDTFRQEERDALTVLGERLDRESLTLLCLYIRLATLRAQRQKMSYGALLAARQSWETWPNVKSPCGADQAALWLCGEEGEQKTDSISVSPQQAVLQLLVLTQEQERKHLIKLVHGVSLEDVQKPGCGVPPKEDSHKQAALKNGCVKRLRQIHADLRTHNETETPLKLTNPQPQHQANMWSQQQLEDCSLLLLTHLMEFQEVQASAVLPALMDKSAQRVQALREEFESQLQAQRYTNSLQLLISDACPSPNFTENSSNEQIATQSSVSGAVDAPGSSDRPAEALTVDSVSGDSQELDGVQADRQDVCTGCGATIEDLPYLEIVCVSDATSHSHQSPAAAGEAQVEEEGSAAKIPQSFEKQDSLITLAWSKPPEDDADSEEQSQGGEGCMQTEVQPTEDTFGDREDLRPTLMWSDSTGHSDPQAADQQCSTLTLEGRAVDEETEKGEATHALVVETEQLHLSADRPEINWHDGDLCDETEGEGDEVEAEMCSSSIESLTQAEDQKYAADCSPAEREAILMERERAREPVSAMERERTMRNLVDMQRKVEQRQQRDRKRQLLRVQERLSIIQNKKAEEDLLGLKHTDRLRHLTQDLPQEDKNQQKTVVKERLEQLRRERSYVMQSKRDRNTAGFKELLGPVALNSRETDEGAD
- the LOC119024600 gene encoding uncharacterized protein LOC119024600 isoform X2, whose amino-acid sequence is MEQDCIAGLYQSLGKSAGAEFSSEDVSLLCSKVFHVPFDTDEAHAAMRKVTQTYSIWNSSRSRLLSFDQNHIMFQIAGDERSWSCVGESVLDVLLEMERERDKKEKLYWDLQLLNGNLKPLHAMDESVFIVHQSSEPNPLKTAHDQSDSGPVQLHTSDTGGLQRLMENKELDGSLRAAKRLKKPARQCWARLASEGVQCMLLPSPWQARNPEVRGQAWGCVTLSDVLLLVEVKYDVVTHLLFTEMLQEHYTPSIWETMLPWQQQEEEQELEDRAKEALELSDMLCLAELPGAFRIYRAGLGVSPTGRPESREQSWTAVTLLFELDTFRQEERDALTVLGERLATLRAQRQKMSYGALLAARQSWETWPNVKSPCGADQAALWLCGEEGEQKTDSISVSPQQAVLQLLVLTQEQERKHLIKLVHGVSLEDVQKPGCGVPPKEDSHKQAALKNGCVKRLRQIHADLRTHNETETPLKLTNPQPQHQANMWSQQQLEDCSLLLLTHLMEFQEVQASAVLPALMDKSAQRVQALREEFESQLQAQRYTNSLQLLISDACPSPNFTENSSNEQIATQSSVSGAVDAPGSSDRPAEALTVDSVSGDSQELDGVQADRQDVCTGCGATIEDLPYLEIVCVSDATSHSHQSPAAAGEAQVEEEGSAAKIPQSFEKQDSLITLAWSKPPEDDADSEEQSQGGEGCMQTEVQPTEDTFGDREDLRPTLMWSDSTGHSDPQAADQQCSTLTLEGRAVDEETEKGEATHALVVETEQLHLSADRPEINWHDGDLCDETEGEGDEVEAEMCSSSIESLTQAEDQKYAADCSPAEREAILMERERAREPVSAMERERTMRNLVDMQRKVEQRQQRDRKRQLLRVQERLSIIQNKKAEEDLLGLKHTDRLRHLTQDLPQEDKNQQKTVVKERLEQLRRERSYVMQSKRDRNTAGFKELLGPVALNSRETDEGAD
- the LOC119024600 gene encoding uncharacterized protein LOC119024600 isoform X1, coding for MEQDCIAGLYQSLGKSAGAEFSSEDVSLLCSKVFHVPFDTDEAHAAMRKVTQTYSIWNSSRSRLLSFDQNHIMFQIAGDERSWSCVGESVLDVLLEMERERDKKEKLYWDLQLLNGNLKPLHAMDESVFIVHQSSEPNPLKTAHDQSDSGPVQLHTSDTGGLQRLMENKELDGSLRAAKRLKKPARQCWARLASEGVQCMLLPSPWQARNPEVRGQAWGCVTLSDVLLLVEVKYDVVTHLLFTEMLQEHYTPSIWETMLPWQQQEEEQELEDRAKEALELSDMLCLAELPGAFRIYRAGLGVSPTGRPESREQSWTAVTLLFELDTFRQEERDALTVLGERLDRESLTLLCLYIRLATLRAQRQKMSYGALLAARQSWETWPNVKSPCGADQAALWLCGEEGEQKTDSISVSPQQAVLQLLVLTQEQERKHLIKLVHGVSLEDVQKPGCGVPPKEDSHKQAALKNGCVKRLRQIHADLRTHNETETPLKLTNPQPQHQANMWSQQQLEDCSLLLLTHLMEFQEVQASAVLPALMDKSAQRVQALREEFESQLQAQRYTNSLQLLISDACPSPNFTENSSNEQIATQSSVSGAVDAPGSSDRPAEALTVDSVSGDSQELDGVQADRQDVCTGCGATIEDLPYLEIVCVSDATSHSHQSPAAAGEAQVEEEGSAAKIPQSFEKQDSLITLAWSKPPEDDADSEEQSQGGEGCMQTEVQPTEDTFGDREDLRPTLMWSDSTGHSDPQAADQQCSTLTLEGRAVDEETEKGEATHALVVETEQLHLSADRPEINWHDGDLCDETEGEGDEVEAEMCSSSIESLTQAEDQKYAADCSPAEREAILMERERAREPVSAMERERTMRNLVDMQRKVEQRQQRDRKRQLLRVQERLSIIQNKKAEEDLLGLKHTDRLRHLTQDLPQEDKNQQKTVVKERLEQLRRERSYVMQSKRDRNTAGFKELLGPVALNSRETDEGAD
- the LOC119024600 gene encoding uncharacterized protein LOC119024600 isoform X3, which gives rise to MEQDCIAGLYQSLGKSAGAEFSSEDVSLLCSKVFHVPFDTDEAHAAMRKIAGDERSWSCVGESVLDVLLEMERERDKKEKLYWDLQLLNGNLKPLHAMDESVFIVHQSSEPNPLKTAHDQSDSGPVQLHTSDTGGLQRLMENKELDGSLRAAKRLKKPARQCWARLASEGVQCMLLPSPWQARNPEVRGQAWGCVTLSDVLLLVEVKYDVVTHLLFTEMLQEHYTPSIWETMLPWQQQEEEQELEDRAKEALELSDMLCLAELPGAFRIYRAGLGVSPTGRPESREQSWTAVTLLFELDTFRQEERDALTVLGERLDRESLTLLCLYIRLATLRAQRQKMSYGALLAARQSWETWPNVKSPCGADQAALWLCGEEGEQKTDSISVSPQQAVLQLLVLTQEQERKHLIKLVHGVSLEDVQKPGCGVPPKEDSHKQAALKNGCVKRLRQIHADLRTHNETETPLKLTNPQPQHQANMWSQQQLEDCSLLLLTHLMEFQEVQASAVLPALMDKSAQRVQALREEFESQLQAQRYTNSLQLLISDACPSPNFTENSSNEQIATQSSVSGAVDAPGSSDRPAEALTVDSVSGDSQELDGVQADRQDVCTGCGATIEDLPYLEIVCVSDATSHSHQSPAAAGEAQVEEEGSAAKIPQSFEKQDSLITLAWSKPPEDDADSEEQSQGGEGCMQTEVQPTEDTFGDREDLRPTLMWSDSTGHSDPQAADQQCSTLTLEGRAVDEETEKGEATHALVVETEQLHLSADRPEINWHDGDLCDETEGEGDEVEAEMCSSSIESLTQAEDQKYAADCSPAEREAILMERERAREPVSAMERERTMRNLVDMQRKVEQRQQRDRKRQLLRVQERLSIIQNKKAEEDLLGLKHTDRLRHLTQDLPQEDKNQQKTVVKERLEQLRRERSYVMQSKRDRNTAGFKELLGPVALNSRETDEGAD